ACAAAGGTTttgacacaagctgatcgatgtcacgccttatttttttttacgttttatattttacggaCCGTGTGGTCCACCAGATACTGACTTGCTACGTAGACTCTGAGCCAAAATAGATACCCTCACGGACTCGTCCGAACTTGGCCGCTCAGCAGCAATGGTCTTGATGGAGGAAATTGGGgtaaagagaaaaaaggttaATGCATGCATGAGAAAAAAGGTTGATTTTCGTGCACTTTACCTCTCGATATTTGCTGAGGAAAACCTTCAATGGTTCGGTGTAGTTCTCGAAGCCGAGTGAATACACGTCCTCCCCCGTTGGTGGTCTTACGTTTCTTTGGATctgaaaagaatttaaatttgtaaGAATCTAATTTTGTAATATCCCATACCGCTCCAAATGGTAGCACTCGGCTGTAGCTCCTGTATCCTTGCTGGACGACAATAAACAATTTAGTTTGCCCTCGGCCATACACGATTCTCATGGTCCAATCCTCAACGCGTTATTTTTTCGCCTTTGGTTTAGCGAGCTCCTTTAGACGATCGCTAGCCTTCGCTTTGAGCGCATTTGGTTGCACTCTGAACGGATTGCCTAGGTTTTCGTTTATATTTATGTAGCGTTTCGGCGTGGCCAACTCTAATAGTCGATCCGATGCTTGAATTTTCAAGGCACTCTCCGGAATGCGTGTTTCCTccacttgttttcctttcgctcgccgtcgtcgttcgatgGGTTCGGCAAGCTTGATTGTACGCTCCGATGCGGTTGCCTTCAGGGCGGCTGGTTTGACGAAAGGAATCTTTTTCAAATCTGAAAAAGATaacgaagaaagaacttgGTAATCACGCAATTCCAACCAATCCTTATGTCTTTGCCATTCATCCGGCGACATGCCTTTTGGACCATTAATTTTCGGAAGCTCCACGCCCGCCAGCTGAGAGTAAATGGTGGTGGAACTTtgctttatctttttcttcaactgttCCTGGCGCTTTGGCGCTAACAGTTGTCGGTATTCCTGGTCTAAGGCGATCAGATTCCGGACTCGTGGTAAGGCTAACTGCTGGATGCGTCGCGATGCATACGGTTCTTTATACGAGCGCACAATTTCGGTCTCTTGTCTGCGAGCAACCACAGCGTGCCGAGAAAACTTAGCGCGAACCCACCGTGGACTAGCCAAGTAGTGGATCCTTTGAGTGGTTTTGAAGCGCTTCGGTTTGCTGAACAACCCATCGGATCGCTGACGAAGGTGGTCTCGCATCGGGCAGTGACAGGGCGTGTAGAGAAAATAATTTGGCAACAGTTTCGAATACGAACTAGGACAAGAAATACACTCCGAAAAACAACTGACAGCCATTTCTTTGGAAGCTCGACCTTATCTTCTTAAGACCGTCTTTGGAACTATAGCAAAATCAAACCG
The nucleotide sequence above comes from Anopheles cruzii unplaced genomic scaffold, idAnoCruzAS_RS32_06 scaffold02425_ctg1, whole genome shotgun sequence. Encoded proteins:
- the LOC128276773 gene encoding uncharacterized protein LOC128276773 translates to MAVSCFSECISCPSSYSKLLPNYFLYTPCHCPMRDHLRQRSDGLFSKPKRFKTTQRIHYLASPRWVRAKFSRHAVVARRQETEIVRSYKEPYASRRIQQLALPRVRNLIALDQEYRQLLAPKRQEQLKKKIKQSSTTIYSQLAGVELPKINGPKGMSPDEWQRHKDWLELRDYQVLSSLSFSDLKKIPFVKPAALKATASERTIKLAEPIERRRRAKGKQVEETRIPESALKIQASDRLLELATPKRYININENLGNPFRVQPNALKAKASDRLKELAKPKAKK